In Apis cerana isolate GH-2021 linkage group LG3, AcerK_1.0, whole genome shotgun sequence, the sequence attcaatatattcaggtaaaatactattatttcgataaattatatacttgttgctttatctaaaataaatttttacaacgaAAATGTATacgtgttatattttaatagtaataagaCATTCAACCTGCGAATCGGatgttaatacatttataatattattataatgtttataatgttttttttgttgtaagtcattaatttaaagactatatatttacacatattcatacatatttatgtttatgtaaaataaaatatatgatttttaagtatatttttaaatttttttgttaacatttttccataattttttattacaatataaaaaattttaaagaatatacaatataaatagatatattgtaaaatattaagaaattaagtattattttctaatttcttataaatgttttttattgaaaacatataaataatttgtttcaagGAATCAAGAATgaagataaaagaattacTGAAGACAGTTAATGTAGCATGGTCACCACCTGCTCAATATCCCATATTATTGGCTGCAGGAACTGCAGCTCAACAACTTGATGCAAGTTTTAATACATCTGCTAGTTtggatttatattctttaaatttacaacAACCTGGATATGATTTAGAACTTAAAACTAGTGTTGCAAGTGACCATAGGTAGgagacaaattttatttatatatacatatatatcattaaataataagttttatatatttatgaaaattatagatttcacAAAATAATATGGGGTTCATATGGTAACAACCCTGCTGGTATAATTGTTGGAGGTTGTGACTATggcatgataaaaatttattctgctGCTAAAATGTTGgccaatgataataattatttaataagtagTCCAGATAGACATACAGGTCCAGTTAGAGCACTTGATTTTAATCCATTTCAAGCAAATTTATTAGCAACAGGAGCAACAgaaagtgaaatttatatatgggATATTCTTAATACAAATACCCCAATGACTCCTGGATCTAGAAGTCATCCATTAGAAGATGTACAACATATTGCTTGGAATAAGCaaggtaattttataattcataattaatatatttatattttttaatatatttgtatatcaatattttaaattcttattttcattgatagTCCAACATATTCTTGCTTCCACATTTTCACAACGTTGTATTATATgggatttaagaaaaaatgaacctattatcaaattaacagATGCAAATTCAAAGGTAATTTCATttgtactatatattttatctacatTTTGCTTATATAACatcatgatttttatattttatatgcaaatataggTAAGATGGAAAGTAGTACAATGGCATCCAGATGTTGCAACACAATTATGTTTAGCATCAGAAGATGATCAAACTcctataattgaattatggGATTTAAGATTTGCAACATCACCTTTGAaaacatttcaaaatcatCAACGTGGAGTTCTATCAATTGCATGGAATTTACATGATCCAGATTTGCTCTTAAGTTGTGCCAAAGATAACAGAATATTATGTTGGAATCCTAATTCAGATATACCAGTATgtttagtattaatatatttataaatggatttataattgacttttaaaatttatgtacatttattttaatatatagaatggGGAAGTAATTTGTGAATTAGCACAAACAAATCAATGGAATTTTGATGTGTCATGGTGTCCAAGGCATCCAGGATTGGTTGTGGGAACTAGTTTTGATGGACATGCAGCAATTTACTCTTTATTAGGAGGACAACAACAAAAGTCTGTAGAGacatctaataaaattgtagattcttTCCCTGGAATGGATCCTTTCACACATCCACCTCCTCCAGTACATATTGAACCAACAGTTATTTTGACAAAAGCTCCAAAATGGCTAAAAAGACCATTTGGAGCATCTTTTGGAGTaagaatttatctttaaatatgtaatgtttattaattttcatatattatagtatcaaatttatataacagataaaatttttttagtttggtggtaaattgataatttttgaaaatggatCTGTAGATCCTAATCTACCTCCAAACTCAAACAGAAAAGTAATCATATCACAAGTAGTCACACAACCAGATTTAATTCAACGTTCAAATGAATTGGAAGAAGTTCTCAAAAGTGAGCAATACAATGATTATtgtaaaggaaaaattgaaagtactactgatatatatagaaaaaagatatgGAATTGTGTGGCTGCATATTTTGGTGAAAATGTAACAAAAGACATATTGGATTTACTTGGTTACAATGTGGAtgcaatgaataataaattaaatcaatttatttcgcaagaagatattaataatattacggaAGGAATcggtaatttaaataatgtaagttttattttaataatgtaaattttaaaaaaatcatgtttaaaaaaattctatacaatattaattatataataagatatataatcatttaggTACTTAATGGAAGTGCTGTTGATGGAACTACAGCGTTTGATGCTATTGCACAAGAATCTAAGAAAGCAACAATagctaatctaaaaaataaaaaacttcaaATTAATGTATCTGatggtaatattaaataaatttaaatttattttcaaatttattatttacatatttaaaatttttttttttttattttatttttattgaatttaataataaaattttgttttcgttATTTCAGATGAGGATGGGCTTATCACTCAAGCGATCCTCTTAGGAAATATAGAAGCTGCAGTGTCATTATGTTTTGCGAATAAAAGGTACGCAGATGCGGTCATTCTTTCAATGGCTGCTGGACCTGATTTGTTAGCACGTACCCAGTACAGATACTTTTCAGAACATTCTGGAGCTCTCAATTCTCTTATCAATTCGCTAGTTAGTGAAAATTGGGCTGAAATTGTTAACAATGCTGATATAAATTGTTGGAAAGAAGTATTGATTGGAATATTTACTCATTCTAATCCACAAGAACGATCTGCTTTATgcggtatatattttattataaaatatatattataataatttaactcttataacaaataaaaattcttgaattttacAGATATGCTTGGGGATCGTTTGGCATCGTCCGATAATGTAACGCTTAAAGAACAAGCTCAGATTTGCTACATTTGTTCTGGCAATTTGAACAAAATGGTAGAATCTTCTGACGttgaaattcaagaaatagtAGAGTTAATAGTTATAATGCAAAAAGCCTTAGAAATGCAAGGTATTAGAGATGTACAAATAGAAGGAAAAAtcgcaaatattttatctcgttaTGCTGAAATGTTAGCAGCCGAAGGAGATCTCGATGCTGCATTGAATTATCTAGGAAATAGTCAAGATGAAAAAATCGTAATGTTGAAAGATCGTTTATGCAGAGCTTTGGGTTATATTGAAGAATCAAAAATTGTGTCAAAAGGACCAAcaatgcaaaattattatgatcgaACAAGAAGATCTGTACAAAGTGTACAAAATCCACTATCTGGAGGACCAACAAGACCCttttttgattcaaatattGCTCCTACAAAACAATCCTTTATACCACCtccaaatcaatttaatactcaacaacaacaacaacaacaatcatTTGGAATACCACCTCCACTTCAACCACTTCAGCCAACTTATGCAAGTCAATCTATAACTCAACCTATGCAACCTACACAATGTATGCAATCTATGCAATCTATGCAATCTATGCAACCTATGTTATATGATCAAACATCGCAACCTTACACTTCAACATCTATTTCTCAATCACTTCCACCACCACCTCCTTCAAATACATCAAGTGGAGTTGGATCTCGACCTCCTAGTGTTGGACCTCAAGCGAGATCAAAATACATAATAGATCCATCTGTAAAATCTACTTCAACATACGGACAAAGTGGTTTTCCTCAACAAACATCTCCatataataatcaacaaaTTCCTCCAGTACCAGGCTATtcttcatcaaatatttatcaaccTCAAGTTCCTATGTCAACAAATACATTCCCCGGACAAAATCTTATATCTAATCCTAAAGAAGTAGAATCTTTTAAACCAGTTCAACTTAGTGTATTATCTCCATTACAAAATCAACCACAAAATCAAATGTATGAAGCTATTAGAACGCAACCACTTCCGCAAACTGGATATGGCAATGAAAATCAATCATCTATGGATCGTTCAAACATCTATCAACCACCGCTACAACCTGCCGGATGGAACGACCCACCCGCTGCAAAGCCGTCTAGGATACaagtaaatatctttatttttcttctatgcTAATATATCTGGTGTTATGcgttaaaatagtaattaattattatttatatacttatatgatatatatatatatatatgtatatatatatgtgtgtatatattcgaataatatagcCAGTACTGGCATTATgcaacaaaaatgaaatgtcTGCGGATCATGCTGGTACCAAGAAGTGGaaagcaaaatatttgaagaatatgaatataaaggTATTCTTAAGGACACCTAAAAAGATTGAGTGTTGTTTCCACTGTTTCATAATTGCGATTTCtctttaagtaaaatatatttatttcccttatatattttaaatttaatttatcataaataacaaTCTCGTGTGATTAACTAATGCGACAGTGTGAAATATAAGGATGTTTCTATTTGCttcatacaaaaattgaaattatgcaatattatattttataattcatgtgTACTATTTTGTTAcagcaattaatataatgcaattaatataattatatataatgtaatattacattttttacagTCAAAACAAGATTTTCAACCACAAAATCCGATTTTACATCCATTAAGAGGGACAATACCACAACCTGAACCAAATGTAAGTGATACAAGTaagattctttcaaaattataaaatactattaataattaatatttttattaataattttatattattactatttttaaggTTTTGCCACAAGAGAGATTCTATCCAGAATCACAAGCACCTTATAATCCTCAACAATATAATCAGAATATGTCAAATATGGGTACTCAATATGTTAAACAAATGGAACCTTCACAATCAACTACAATTGCTAGAACATCAGAACCAGAAAAACCAAAACTACCAATACCAGAACAACATGTGCACTTGAAAACAGtatttgatgaattaaaaaaacaatgctTTGAAAATGCTAAAAATCTGgtaagatgattttttttattaatataatttttattaataaaaaaaataggcaATTACGGTTTTTATTTTCGCAAAACAGCAAATCAAACGCAAAATAGAAGATGTATCCAAAAAACTTGATGTTCTGTACGATTGTCTTAGAGAGAATAAGGTATGTATATACTTACATCTTatgagattatatattttattattaatttagaagaaagatatcctaaaaaaataaaatacatttattgttttatttttatttttttttttatattttaccttATAGTTATCACAGAATACTTTACAAGGATTACATCAAATATCACAGATGATACAAAGTGGCAATTATACTGGAGGCTTGGAACTTCACACACAATTGGTGTCAGGCCCAGATTTCAGTCAGATATCTTCTTTCATGCCTggtattaaagtattattattaagtgcCCTTCAATTGAATGTCTACATTAGATagaatgcaatatataaaactcaAAATCTTTatacttattcatttttataatttgattttttataatctttaacaGTCTTATTAAACGAAGTATTTATGTTACATTTCTATACTATTCAATGCAGTATGGATAGTcatgaatatttgtatataaactttatgactgaatattatatcatcaataaaatcataatgtttatatatttacatttaaaaaagatggcttatcaaaattatagataagcTTGTGTCATAACttctttacaattaaaaatatttcattatatgtaAGAGCAtgtaaaaaatagagaaaatattcggataaatatttcagcgaattgttaattaaattttgtttcttttaactAATATgtgtacataaaatattaaagttggCTTAAGAAAATcatgtgtatatttttaaaaaataaaaatattatacaataattttactaaaattatgtattaaatttgttaatgacGAGATTTGATCAaatgatttattgaataattaaactgTGTAGTATGGCCACtttttcattgataataaatttttgtaataattcatCTAATGGATCGATACCGTCTCGTGCTGCTTGTCGGCGCATTGCTTGTTTTACTTCTTCACGCACACCTTTATCTGCTCCACGAGTTGTAATACGTCGatctagaatatttttatataatataaataataaataagatatgatatccaaaatatagaaaatataaaatagtatactTTGTAGAACCCCTGATCCTGTCGCTATATCTAAAGATACACCACCTCCATGTTCCGTCCATAGATACGttaattcttctaaaatatctacacatataatataagCCTGAAATAATGGATAAGAAAAAGATCcacgattaataattctttctgtAATCATAGATAAAGTACTAGCTTCTTGTGGCCAATCAATTTGCATTAAAACTAATGCATGTCCTATCGCCAAATCTCCAACACCACCGGGTAAAGAAAAGTTttcctataataaaattgttaatattgtaaatataacaataatatcgaaatatttttaagtctaattttattctacttaCCTTTATTGCTAAAAGAAGCAATCTACAACAATACTGTATAACAGGAAATCGTGCAAgtgttaaataatgtaaatgtcTTCCACATGGAACAGTTAAATTATGAGAAACTTTACCGCAAATTGAAGGTAAAGCGGTAATTACCAAAACTATATATTCTAACATtccctataaaatatatatttaaaaatatatttttaaaatatataagaaaatgtaattaatataagaataatataaaaattaataagaacataATATGTACCTTGTAATCTTTCAAGAAAAAACATGTACTTGCTAAACGAAGATGAGCAGACAAATTACCTGCTTCTTGAGATAATCTTGCTAATACTTCATGATGTAAACCTTTATACATAGCCAAATctgttaaaaatgaatttaaccaCGAATCTAATCGAAGTTgttgatttaattttcctaTTTCTCTTTGCAAATAATCACTGCTATGTAACAAATCCCATAACTTTACAGTTAATGCTAAACCATTACCGCTATAATCATTATCACTAGTTATCATAATTCCTCCattatcttctctttttcgtttttttagttttggttctaaacattataaaaatcattaaatttttattttaagatagaaataataaattattacgtgtatataaatatatatatatatataaaactgttACCTGTAGGAGAATGTACACATTCTCCAAATGCTTCTATTAAACAATATGTTGtttcatcattattaattaaagcattgtgttcatttaatattcttaataatactGCAA encodes:
- the LOC107998186 gene encoding integrator complex subunit 10 isoform X1, whose translation is MLEKKSSTDNNQLSKEDYLIMRAKEALPLDIYAAKSWLITARSLFPHSAKVQFEAYRIEKLSKNVKEAAKCFSEIFQNFPDDRDIWKEIETVTACLRLEQCDAEAEFLCQMFQHIPQELQHRLLIMTADHSEDTMEHCKLLLLLLRKFPQTIATHGPRLVETLLTAEKHSHPGRAVNGFRKLLACDALPLLGTAPVELNARLSLRLLNKAVEFYLAYIQQPQDNQIQHPWDRLFQVVELIGKKLGWELSSLFSMTWNRDAYCEKLHQYAVAHSASLCEELVVRQLLMCTVAVLLRILNEHNALINNDETTYCLIEAFGECVHSPTEPKLKKRKREDNGGIMITSDNDYSGNGLALTVKLWDLLHSSDYLQREIGKLNQQLRLDSWLNSFLTDLAMYKGLHHEVLARLSQEAGNLSAHLRLASTCFFLKDYKGMLEYIVLVITALPSICGKVSHNLTVPCGRHLHYLTLARFPVIQYCCRLLLLAIKENFSLPGGVGDLAIGHALVLMQIDWPQEASTLSMITERIINRGSFSYPLFQAYIICVDILEELTYLWTEHGGGVSLDIATGSGVLQNRRITTRGADKGVREEVKQAMRRQAARDGIDPLDELLQKFIINEKVAILHSLIIQ
- the LOC107998186 gene encoding integrator complex subunit 10 isoform X3, which codes for MFQHIPQELQHRLLIMTADHSEDTMEHCKLLLLLLRKFPQTIATHGPRLVETLLTAEKHSHPGRAVNGFRKLLACDALPLLGTAPVELNARLSLRLLNKAVEFYLAYIQQPQDNQIQHPWDRLFQVVELIGKKLGWELSSLFSMTWNRDAYCEKLHQYAVAHSASLCEELVVRQLLMCTVAVLLRILNEHNALINNDETTYCLIEAFGECVHSPTEPKLKKRKREDNGGIMITSDNDYSGNGLALTVKLWDLLHSSDYLQREIGKLNQQLRLDSWLNSFLTDLAMYKGLHHEVLARLSQEAGNLSAHLRLASTCFFLKDYKGMLEYIVLVITALPSICGKVSHNLTVPCGRHLHYLTLARFPVIQYCCRLLLLAIKENFSLPGGVGDLAIGHALVLMQIDWPQEASTLSMITERIINRGSFSYPLFQAYIICVDILEELTYLWTEHGGGVSLDIATGSGVLQNRRITTRGADKGVREEVKQAMRRQAARDGIDPLDELLQKFIINEKVAILHSLIIQ
- the LOC107998186 gene encoding integrator complex subunit 10 isoform X2, with product MLEKKSSTDNNQLSKEDYLIMRAKEALPLDIYAAKSWLITARSLFPHSAKVQFEAYRIEKLSKNVKEAAKCFSEIFQNFPDDRDIWKEIETVTACLRLEQCDAEAEFLCQMFQHIPQELQHRLLIMTADHSEDTMEHCKLLLLLLRKFPQTIATHGPRLVETLLTAEKHSHPGRAVNGFRKLLACDALPLLGTAPVELNARLSLRLLNKAVEFYLAYIQQPQDNQIQHPWDRLFQVVELIGKKLGWELSSLFSMTWNRDAYCEKLHQYAVAHSASLCEELVVRQLLMCTVAVLLRILNEHNALINNDETTYCLIEAFGECVHSPTEPKLKKRKREDNGGIMITSDNDYSGNGLALTVKLWDLLHSSDYLQREIGKLNQQLRLDSWLNSFLTDLAMYKGLHHEVLARLSQEAGNLSAHLRLASTCFFLKDYKGMLEYIVLVITALPSICGKVSHNLTVPCGRHLHYLTLARFPVIQYCCRLLLLAIKENFSLPGGVGDLAIGHALVLMQIDWPQEANILEELTYLWTEHGGGVSLDIATGSGVLQNRRITTRGADKGVREEVKQAMRRQAARDGIDPLDELLQKFIINEKVAILHSLIIQ
- the LOC107998185 gene encoding protein transport protein Sec31A, encoding MKIKELLKTVNVAWSPPAQYPILLAAGTAAQQLDASFNTSASLDLYSLNLQQPGYDLELKTSVASDHRFHKIIWGSYGNNPAGIIVGGCDYGMIKIYSAAKMLANDNNYLISSPDRHTGPVRALDFNPFQANLLATGATESEIYIWDILNTNTPMTPGSRSHPLEDVQHIAWNKQVQHILASTFSQRCIIWDLRKNEPIIKLTDANSKVRWKVVQWHPDVATQLCLASEDDQTPIIELWDLRFATSPLKTFQNHQRGVLSIAWNLHDPDLLLSCAKDNRILCWNPNSDIPNGEVICELAQTNQWNFDVSWCPRHPGLVVGTSFDGHAAIYSLLGGQQQKSVETSNKIVDSFPGMDPFTHPPPPVHIEPTVILTKAPKWLKRPFGASFGFGGKLIIFENGSVDPNLPPNSNRKVIISQVVTQPDLIQRSNELEEVLKSEQYNDYCKGKIESTTDIYRKKIWNCVAAYFGENVTKDILDLLGYNVDAMNNKLNQFISQEDINNITEGIGNLNNVLNGSAVDGTTAFDAIAQESKKATIANLKNKKLQINVSDDEDGLITQAILLGNIEAAVSLCFANKRYADAVILSMAAGPDLLARTQYRYFSEHSGALNSLINSLVSENWAEIVNNADINCWKEVLIGIFTHSNPQERSALCDMLGDRLASSDNVTLKEQAQICYICSGNLNKMVESSDVEIQEIVELIVIMQKALEMQGIRDVQIEGKIANILSRYAEMLAAEGDLDAALNYLGNSQDEKIVMLKDRLCRALGYIEESKIVSKGPTMQNYYDRTRRSVQSVQNPLSGGPTRPFFDSNIAPTKQSFIPPPNQFNTQQQQQQQSFGIPPPLQPLQPTYASQSITQPMQPTQCMQSMQSMQSMQPMLYDQTSQPYTSTSISQSLPPPPPSNTSSGVGSRPPSVGPQARSKYIIDPSVKSTSTYGQSGFPQQTSPYNNQQIPPVPGYSSSNIYQPQVPMSTNTFPGQNLISNPKEVESFKPVQLSVLSPLQNQPQNQMYEAIRTQPLPQTGYGNENQSSMDRSNIYQPPLQPAGWNDPPAAKPSRIQSKQDFQPQNPILHPLRGTIPQPEPNVLPQERFYPESQAPYNPQQYNQNMSNMGTQYVKQMEPSQSTTIARTSEPEKPKLPIPEQHVHLKTVFDELKKQCFENAKNLQIKRKIEDVSKKLDVLYDCLRENKLSQNTLQGLHQISQMIQSGNYTGGLELHTQLVSGPDFSQISSFMPGIKVLLLSALQLNVYIR